A region of Drosophila suzukii chromosome 2L, CBGP_Dsuzu_IsoJpt1.0, whole genome shotgun sequence DNA encodes the following proteins:
- the LOC108004713 gene encoding uncharacterized protein: MRLFVVLSVCVALASAGGYGGGGGGGGGGYAGSSASSSASAGAIGGGKLGGGHGSGGPGSGGPGSGGHGSGGHGSGGFGSGGDFGGGLSGGFGGGGADASSSAGAAGGGLSGGSAGGPFGGGGGGHSGGGGDIFGGGGSLGGGHSGGGGSIGGGHSGGGNGIVGGPGLGGGGGGGFGGGGGHSGGGGFGGGDAPSIGPGGGIGGGGHSGGGGHSGGGGLGGGDAPSIGPGGGLGGGGSSASSSAGVIGGGHGGGGKPGGGFGGGGGPGFGPGGGVGGGIGGGGGHSGGGGHSGGGGGGPGFGPGPGFGGGFGPGIGGGPGGGHFGGGLSGHKHGGHGGGGGHKGGPGGGGGFGGGGGGGGGGGGYGGKPGGGGGYGGSPGGGGGYGGGGGGAYSSASASASASAGAGGGGGYHG; encoded by the coding sequence ATGCGTCTGTTTGTAGTGCTGAGTGTTTGTGTGGCTTTGGCCTCTGCCGGAGGATACGGTGGTGGCggaggaggtggtggtggaggATACGCCGGGTCCTCCGCTTCCTCGTCTGCTTCAGCCGGTGCGATTGGAGGCGGTAAACTCGGTGGAGGCCATGGATCCGGAGGTCCAGGCTCCGGAGGTCCCGGTTCCGGAGGTCATGGCTCCGGAGGCCACGGATCTGGCGGCTTCGGCTCTGGAGGAGATTTCGGTGGAGGCCTAAGTGGGGGATTCGGCGGTGGCGGCGCTGATGCCTCGTCGAGTGCTGGAGCTGCAGGCGGTGGACTGTCAGGCGGTTCCGCTGGAGGTCCCTTCGGAGGTGGCGGAGGTGGTCATTCCGGGGGCGGAGGCGATATTTTCGGCGGAGGTGGTTCGCTTGGAGGAGGACATTCTGGCGGAGGAGGCTCTATTGGAGGTGGCCATTCCGGAGGAGGAAATGGAATTGTTGGCGGTCCTGGACTCGGAGGTGGCGGAGGTGGAGGATTCGGAGGTGGAGGTGGACACTCCGGCGGAGGCGGATTCGGAGGAGGAGATGCTCCTTCAATCGGACCTGGCGGCGGAATCGGAGGAGGCGGACACTCTGGAGGTGGCGGTCATTCCGGCGGAGGCGGCCTAGGTGGAGGAGATGCTCCTTCAATTGGACCAGGTGGAGGATTGGGCGGTGGCGGAAGCTCTGCTTCATCGTCAGCTGGTGTTATTGGTGGCGGCCACGGAGGCGGTGGAAAGCCAGGAGGCGGCTTTGGAGGCGGCGGAGGACCGGGCTTCGGACCAGGTGGAGGAGTCGGCGGTGGAATCGGAGGAGGTGGAGGACATTCCGGAGGCGGAGGTCACTCTGGAGGAGGCGGAGGTGGTCCCGGATTTGGTCCAGGACCAGGTTTCGGCGGAGGCTTTGGACCCGGAATTGGAGGCGGACCCGGTGGCGGACACTTTGGAGGAGGTCTTAGCGGCCACAAGCACGGAGGTCATGGAGGCGGTGGCGGACACAAAGGTGGACCGGGAGGCGGCGGTGGATTTGGAGGCGGTGGCGGAGGCGGAGGCGGAGGTGGTGGCTACGGAGGCAAACCTGGAGGCGGCGGTGGCTATGGAGGCAGTCCAGGCGGCGGTGGTGGCTATGGAGGCGGCGGGGGTGGTGCCTACTCAAGCgcctctgcttctgccagtgCGTCTGCGGGTGCCGGCGGCGGAGGTGGCTACCATGGCTAG
- the LOC108018314 gene encoding holotricin-3, producing the protein MKTLVVLALLMAVASALPQFGFGGGPGFGGPGYGGPGFGGPGFGGPGFGGPGFGRGPYGGGYGGGFGGNPYGGGFGGGPYGGGYGGGPYGGFGGGGRRHGGGGRFGGGGGGGGGGAASASASSSASAAGGGGGAASSSASSSASASGGGFYG; encoded by the coding sequence ATGAAGACCCTTGTTGTTCTTGCATTGCTGATGGCCGTGGCATCGGCCCTACCGCAATTTGGATTTGGCGGTGGTCCCGGATTTGGTGGTCCCGGATATGGTGGTCCTGGATTTGGTGGTCCTGGATTTGGTGGTCCCGGATTTGGTGGTCCCGGCTTTGGAAGAGGTCCATATGGCGGTGGATATGGCGGCGGCTTCGGAGGAAATCCTTATGGCGGTGGATTCGGAGGAGGTCCATATGGCGGTGGATATGGAGGTGGACCCTATGGTGGTTTCGGAGGTGGTGGCAGACGACATGGCGGCGGTGGACGCTTTGGtggcggtggtggtggtggtggcggagGAGCTGCCTCAGCCTCAGCCTCTTCATCGGCCTCTGCAGCAGGTGGTGGTGGCGGAGCTGCCTCCTCTTCCGCCTCCTCATCGGCCTCGGCCAGCGGCGGTGgcttctacggctaa
- the LOC118877049 gene encoding uncharacterized protein, with the protein MNERFHSQIIFYSLQTENATGWITERFANLSPHAELNKSRARQCSDQVCGPLSRRQQLNMKLFVALSVLVAVASAMPQFGGGNANANANANAQAQGFGGGGRQGFGGGPGFGGGPGFGGGPGFGGGPGFGGGRPGFGGGGFPRGPGGGGNFGGRPGYGNPGFGGGPGFGGGPGFGGGPGSGVGHVWNGGGGTSSATASSSATANSAGGGGGGSATASSSASAAAGGGGGGRFRG; encoded by the exons ATGAATGAGAGATTTCACTCTCAGATTATTTTTTACTCATTGCAAAC GGAGAACGCGACAGGGTGGATCACCGAGAGATTTGCGAATCTTTCTCCCCACGCGGAACTGAATAAAAGCCGAGCTCGGCAGTGCAGTGACCAAGTGTGTGGACCACTCTCGAGGAGGCAACAACTCAACATGAAACTATTCGTCGCTCTTTCCGTTCTGGTGGCGGTGGCATCGGCCATGCCCCAATTTGGTGGTGGCAACGCCAACGCGAATGCAAATGCCAATGCTCAAGCCCAAGGCTTTGGAGGCGGAGGCCGTCAAGGATTCGGAGGCGGACCAGGCTTCGGTGGTGGGCCAGGATTCGGTGGCGGACCAGGATTCGGTGGCGGACCTGGATTTGGAGGTGGCCGACCTGGATTTGGAGGTGGCGGCTTTCCACGTGGCCCAGGAGGTGGGGGCAACTTCGGAGGTCGTCCTGGATATGGTAACCCAGGATTTGGAGGAGGCCCAGGATTTGGAGGTGGCCCAGGATTTGGAGGTGGTCCAGGATCTGGAGTTGGCCATGTATGGAATGGAGGCGGCGGCACCTCTTCTGCCACAGCTTCTTCCTCAGCAACGGCCAATAGTgccggaggaggaggcggtggCTCGGCAACTGCTTCTTCCTCGGCTTCTGCGGCGGCGGGTGGTGGCGGTGGCGGTAGATTCCGCGGTTAG
- the LOC108005986 gene encoding aminomethyltransferase, mitochondrial, with protein MFRLSNRLPIALGGLRHASSASEGQRTALYDFHVQRGGKIVNFGGYALPVQYSDQSIIASHLHTRQVGSIFDVSHMLQTRVFGKDAAACLESVCTADILGTPDGSGTLTVFTNEAGGILDDLIVNKVSEKELYVVSNAAMKQQDMGIMSAAVETFKSQGKDVSIEFLTPSDQSLVAVQGPQVATELSKLLPKDVSLDQLYFMRSFVTSLAGIPNVRITRCGYTGEDGVEISVESSQAQNLTESLLQSGILKLAGLGARDSLRLEAGLCLYGSDIDSKTTPVEAALSWLVAKRRRTTRDFPGAEVILGQLKDGVSRRRVGLQMLGAKPPPARSGVAIFSQGQQVGQVTSGCPSPSAGRNIAMGYVPENLKAPGTKVEFKVRDKFYEAEVAKMPFVKANYYNKPKK; from the exons ATGTTCAGACTAAGCAACCGACTTCCCATCGCCCTCGGCGGTCTGCGCCACGCCTCCTCCGCCTCCGAGGGTCAGCGTACCGCCCTCTACGATTTCCACGTGCAAAGAGGCGGGAAAATTGTGAATTTCGGAGGCTACGCCCTGCCGGTTCAGTACTCCGACCAGAGCATCATCGCCTCGCATCTTCACACCCGCCAGGTGGGCTCCATCTTCGATGTCTCGCACATGCTGCAGACCCGGGTGTTCGGCAAGGATGCGGCCGCTTGTCTGGAGTCCGTCTGCACGGCAGACATCCTGGGCACTCCGGATGGCAGTGGCACTCTCACCGTATTCACCAACGAAGCGGGCGGCATCCTTGACGATCTCATCGTGAACAAAGTTAGCGAAAAGGAGCTCTACGTGGTCTCCAATGCGGCGATGAAGCAGCAAGATATGGGAATAATGAGCGCAGCTGTG GAAACCTTCAAGTCACAAGGAAAGGACGTATCCATCGAGTTCCTCACCCCCAGTGATCAATCCCTAGTGGCGGTTCAGGGTCCCCAAGTGGCAACTGAACTATCCAAACTTCTGCCAAAGGATGTTTCCCTGGACCAACTATACTTTATGAGATCCTTTGTCACCTCCTTGGCTGGAATCCCCAACGTTAGGATCACGAGGTGTGGCTACACCGGAGAGGATGGTGTGGAGATATCTGTGGAATCCAGCCAGGCTCAGAACCTCACCGAATCTCTTCTTCAGAGTGGCATCCTCAAGCTTGCAGGCCTGGGAGCCAGGGATTCCCTGAGATTGGAGGCAGGTCTTTGCCTCTACGGCAGTGATATTGATTCTAAAACCACGCCCGTAGAGGCAGCTCTGTCCTGGTTGGTCGCCAAACGACGTCGCACCACCCGCGATTTTCCGGGAGCCGAAGTGATTCTCGGCCAGCTGAAGGATGGAGTTAGTCGGCGGCGAGTGGGTCTCCAAATGTTGGGAGCCAAGCCCCCGCCAGCTCGCTCCGGAGTGGCCATCTTCAGCCAGGGGCAGCAGGTTGGTCAGGTGACCAGTGGTTGCCCGAGTCCCAGTGCTGGACGCAACATTGCCATGGGCTATGTACCGGAGAACCTGAAGGCCCCTGGCACAAAGGTGGAGTTTAAGGTTCGCGACAAGTTCTACGAGGCGGAGGTCGCCAAAATGCCTTTTGTAAAAGCCAACTATTACAACAAACCAAAGAAATAA
- the Lip2 gene encoding LOW QUALITY PROTEIN: lipase 1 (The sequence of the model RefSeq protein was modified relative to this genomic sequence to represent the inferred CDS: substituted 1 base at 1 genomic stop codon): MSGLGWIVAIKVMLIVCAIGRNADSTPSNSRYKWTTMDWLEAQNVNHEVHNVTTADGYQLQVQRLPNLGAKPVLLVHGLLGSSLGWVCLGPERSLAFQLHHRSYDVWLANLRGVAPYGRQHIDLTDVMADFWRFSFHEHGAYDLPAIIDHMAEVTGGEQQARGGGGGPGADEEQMPRQVLLIGHSQAFNAFLVLCSVHPRFNQRIQLMQALAPLARLHRQVRFDSFQVRHLMKFVKKRQKGNQFEIFPPGYFRKICQSKRDLCEYYTKQLAGSSLSNKKLLEAFNYEHLLQGGSAREIXHLQQIWKSGDFISYDFGPVENMQIYHGVEALSYNISQITVPIILYFGETDAIATPEGVHGIYARMLKSVKSVRRINSPKFNHLDFLISNDIKTLVNDKLIEQMEQFLEGRLPYVIE, from the exons ATGAGTGGGTTAGGCTGGATCGTCGCCATCAAAGTAATGCTCATCGTGTGTGCGATTGGCAGAAACGCCGACTCCACCCCGTCGAATTCGCGGTATAAATGGACTACG ATGGACTGGCTGGAGGCCCAGAATGTCAATCACGAAGTGCACAATGTGACCACGGCGGATGGCTATCAGCTGCAGGTGCAGCGTCTGCCGAATCTGGGTGCTAAGCCCGTGCTCCTGGTCCACGGACTCCTGGGTTCCTCCCTGGGGTGGGTCTGCCTGGGGCCCGAGCGGAGTTTGG CCTTTCAGCTGCACCATCGCTCCTACGACGTGTGGCTGGCAAATCTGCGCGGAGTGGCGCCCTACGGACGGCAGCACATCGACTTGACCGATGTGATGGCCGATTTCTGGCGCTTCAGCTTCCACGAGCACGGCGCCTACGATTTGCCGGCCATAATTGACCACATGGCGGAGGTCACAGGTGGCGAACAACAGGCCCGCGGAGGAGGTGGTGGTCCAGGGGCTGATGAGGAGCAAATGCCGCGCCAGGTGCTGCTAATTGGACACTCGCAG GCCTTTAATGCGTTCCTGGTCCTCTGCTCGGTGCATCCGCGCTTCAACCAGCGCATTCAGCTGATGCAGGCCCTGGCGCCCCTGGCTCGACTGCATCGCCAGGTGCGCTTCGACTCCTTCCAGGTGCGCCACCTCATGAAGTTTGTCAAG AAACGCCAGAAAGGAAACCAGTTTGAGATCTTTCCACCTGGCTATTTTCGAAAAATATGCCAAAGCAAACGAGATCTTTGCGAATATTACACCAAGCAATTGGCAGGCAGCTCCCTAAGCAACaaaaag CTACTGGAAGCCTTTAACTATGAACATCTTCTGCAAGGCGGATCCGCAAGGGAGATTTAACACCTACAGCAGATATGGAAATCGGGTGACTTCATTTCCTACGATTTCGGACCAGTGGAGAACATGCAAATATACCACGGCGTGGAGGCCCTCAGCTACAATATAAGCCAGATCACTGTGCCGATCATTTTGTACTTTGGGGAAACCGATGCTATAGCCACGCCGGAGGGAGTTCATGGAATATATGCCAGAATGCTGAAGTCGGTGAAGAGTGTGAGGAGGATTAACTCCCCGAAGTTCAACCACTTGGATTTTCTTATTTCCAACGACATTAAAACCCTGGTCAACGACAAATTAATTGAGCAAATGGAACAGTTTCTCGAGGGGCGATTGCCGTACGTAATTGAATGA
- the LOC108021685 gene encoding uncharacterized transmembrane protein DDB_G0289901, with translation MVPTGLLLLLTACCVSLASAGFGLGFGGGGLGLGGGSGGSSAQASLPGLNLGGGYNGGNPTDFSASASHNAGSSGSILDQAANGLLGAAGTGANVVHSVGLTAASHGAQAANGLLGAAGAGVNAVHSAGSTAANHGAQAVDGLLGAAGSGVDAVHSAGSNAASIAANHVHNVASGSSASLGPEHLGHSDSAPLHSDHISIGSSGSSESSGVTGASGLHSNSGSATIGAVNAVLNAAGSGASGSTAAAHGAKVVNGLLGVAGTGANVVHSAGSTAASHGAQAVNEVLGVAATGANMVHSAGSSAASHGAQVVNGVLGVASNAANVVHTAGSTAASHGAQAANEVLGVAGTGANVVHSAGSTAASYGAQAVNGVLGVAATGANVVHSAGSVGASQAADKVASGIVNSASSGHLTIGSSGISGSTSLDTNSGSASTGNGHLSIGTSDASSAKITADHASISSSSTGSQHSGSVQAGSAKITAGHANIGSSGSKVVASNAATVSGNHLNVGTTVSSAMQGTSTYHKIESSKISAGQSSEITYSSKTESSKFSASQAHISSGSASIGALGTQAGSAHIKTENKKVESSSLHSGSGTASIGDGHMNIQSLGAATSGSSQAALNPGSLGVGQLNIGTSGSIGSGSKVSSGSASVGVGHLNVGTTGVPDFSSKRSSSGHLSIGSSGISGSTGSGAGSSKISADHLSFGSSGNTAASSLHSGAGSISLGSGGLTVGANGHKSTTSGSVGYTGAHEAASLAHGVASGLLGPAAGSESLSFGGNTASVGANGAPGGYHQGTVGLNGNGLSLGGNLGGNSGSAGLGFGGGYIGGSINRGAGLFLG, from the exons ATGGTTCCCACGGGATTGTTATTACTTTTGACTGCCTGCTGTGTGTCCCTGGCATCCGCTGGATTTGGCCTGGGCTTCGGTGGCGGTGGCCTTGGACTGGGAGGCGGTAGCGGTGGGTCTTCTGCCCAAGCAAGTCTTCCTGGATTGAATCTGGGTGGAGGATACAATGGTGGAAATCCGACTGATTTTTCTGCCAGCGCATCACATAACGCTGGATCTTCTGGATCGATTCTGGATCAGGCTGCCAACGGTCTGCTGGGCGCTGCAGGAACTGGAGCCAACGTAGTCCACTCGGTGGGATTAACTGCAGCATCTCACGGGGCTCAGGCCGCCAATGGACTGCTGGGAGCGGCAGGAGCTGGAGTCAATGCTGTTCACTCTGCAGGATCAACTGCAGCCAATCACGGAGCTCAGGCTGTAGACGGTCTTTTGGGAGCAGCAGGATCTGGAGTCGATGCTGTACACTCTGCAGGATCCAATGCGGCTTCCATTGCGGCTAATCACGTGCACAATGTCGCCTCTGGAAGTTCAGCTTCCCTGGGTCCTGAGCATTTGGGTCATTCGGACTCCGCTCCATTGCACTCCGATCACATAAGTATCGGATCCTCTGGCAGCAGTGAATCCTCCGGAGTTACTGGTGCCAGTGGCCTCCATTCCAACTCCGGTTCAGCGACCATTGGAGCTGTTAACGCAGTGCTAAATGCAGCGGGATCTGGAGCTTCAGGATCAACAGCTGCCGCCCATGGAGCTAAGGTTGTCAATGGACTACTAGGAGTGGCAGGAACCGGAGCCAATGTGGTACACTCCGCAGGATCCACAGCAGCATCCCATGGAGCTCAGGCCGTTAATGAAGTTCTAGGAGTGGCAGCAACTGGAGCCAATATGGTACACTCCGCAGGATCAAGTGCAGCATCCCATGGAGCTCAGGTCGTTAATGGAGTTCTAGGAGTGGCATCAAATGCAGCCAATGTGGTACACACCGCAGGATCGACTGCAGCATCTCACGGAGCTCAGGCCGCTAATGAAGTTCTAGGAGTGGCCGGAACCGGAGCCAATGTAGTCCACTCTGCAGGATCAACAGCAGCATCTTATGGAGCTCAGGCCGTTAACGGAGTTCTAGGAGTGGCAGCAACTGGAGCCAATGTAGTCCACTCTGCCGGTTCAGTTGGTGCCTCCCAAGCCGCAGACAAAGTGGCCAGCGGAATTGTTAACAGTGCATCTTCCGGTCACCTAACCATTGGGTCGTCTGGCATTTCGGGCTCCACTTCGCTGGACACCAATTCTGGCTCTGCTTCGACTGGCAATGGACACCTAAGCATAGGTACTTCTGATGCTAGCTCTGCCAAAATAACTGCCGATCACGCCAGTATTTCCTCTTCCTCGACTGGTTCTCAGCATTCTGGATCTGTACAGGCTGGCTCTGCCAAGATCACAGCTGGACATGCCAATATCGGATCTTCTGGAAGCAAGGTGGTTGCCTCCAACGCAGCAACTGTCAGTGGTAATCATCTCAATGTGGGTACCACTGTATCTAGTGCAATGCAAGGCACCTCCACATATCACAAGATAGAATCTTCGAAGATCTCAGCCGGACAG AGTTCTGAAATAACTTATTCATCGAAAACCGAGTCATCCAAGTTCAGTGCTAGTCAAGCTCACATAAGTTCTGGATCTGCATCTATCGGAGCCCTTGGAACACAGGCAGGATCTGCCCATATCAAgaccgaaaacaaaaaagtggAATCATCATCTTTGCACAGCGGTTCAGGAACTGCTTCTATCGGAGATGGTCATATGAATATCCAATCTTTGGGCGCTGCCACTTCCGGATCATCCCAAGCTGCATTGAACCCTGGATCTCTTGGGGTTGGACAGTTGAATATTGGTACATCGGGATCCATTGGCTCTGGTTCCAAAGTATCTTCCGGCTCAGCGTCCGTTGGTGTTGGCCATCTAAACGTTGGAACTACTGGAGTACCTGATTTCAGTTCAAAGAGATCTTCATCTGGACACTTGAGCATCGGATCATCCGGAATATCAGGATCTACTGGTTCTGGTGCAGGATCTTCGAAGATCAGTGCCGATCATTTGAGTTTTGGGTCCTCTGGAAACACTGCCGCCAGTTCTTTGCACAGCGGTGCCGGATCAATTTCTCTTGGATCTGGTGGCCTGACAGTCGGAGCAAATGGACATAAATCCACAACATCTGGTTCAGTTGGATATACTGGTGCCCACGAGGCTGCATCTCTAGCGCACGGAGTTGCCAGCGGACTGCTGGGACCAGCGGCGGGATCGGAAAGCCTCTCTTTTGGAGGTAATACAGCATCCGTGGGGGCGAATGGCGCTCCAGGAGGCTATCATCAGGGAACTGTCGGTCTCAATGGAAACGGTCTTAGCCTCGGGGGAAATCTAGGTGGAAATTCCGGGAGTGCCGGTCTTGGCTTTGGCGGCGGTTACATTGGTGGATCCATTAACCGAGGTGCTGGACTTTTCCTTGGCTAA
- the Lip1 gene encoding lipase 1, whose amino-acid sequence MRCSLRMRLILLLGLCVFICRTQSQLIGGEEDEEDEEEEEEEEESVEDETLEERLQRKNIKQDSTLSVDKLIAKYGYEAEVHHVTTEDGYILTMHRIRKQGAPPFLLQHGLVDSSAGFVVMGPNVSLAYLLADHNYDVWLGNARGNRYSRNHTTLDPDESKFWDFSWHEIGMYDLPAMIDHVLKVTGFPKLHYAGHSQGCTSFFVMCSMRPAYNAKVVSMQALAPAVYAKETEDHPYIRAISLYFNSLVGSSIREMFNGEFRFLCRMTEETERLCIEAVFGIVGRNWNEFNRKMFPVILGHYPAGVAAKQVKHFIQIIKSGRFAPYSYSSNKNMQLYRDHLPPRYNLSQVTVPTFVYYSTNDLLCHPKDVESMCDDLGNVTGKYLVPQKEFNHMDFLWAIDVRKMLYRRMLQVLGKLPEDKHEEANRSRRSVRGRAIPS is encoded by the exons atGCGGTGCAGCCTGAGGATGCGGCTGATCCTGCTGTTGGGGCTCTGTGTGTTCATCTGCAGGACTCAGAGCCAGCTGATTGGCGGCGAGGAGGACGAGgaggacgaggaggaggaggaagaggaggaggagagcGTCGAGGACGAAACGCTGGAGGAGCGACTGCAGCGCAAGAACATCAAGCAGGACTCGACCCTCAGCGTG GACAAATTAATCGCCAAGTACGGCTACGAAGCGGAGGTGCATCATGTGACCACGGAGGACGGATACATCCTCACCATGCACCGCATCCGCAAGCAGGGCGCCCCGCCCTTCCTCCTCCAGCACGGACTCGTGGACAGCTCGGCGGGATTTGTGGTAATGGGTCCCAACGTGAGCCTGG CCTACTTGCTGGCCGACCACAACTACGATGTTTGGCTGGGGAACGCGCGGGGCAACCGCTACTCGAGGAACCACACCACCCTCGACCCGGATGAGTCCAAGTTCTGGGACTTCAGTTGGCACGAGATCGGCATGTACGACCTGCCCGCGATGATTGATCATGTGCTGAAGGTCACCGGGTTCCCGAAGCTGCACTACGCCGGCCACTCGCAGGGCTGCACCTCCTTCTTCGTGATGTGCTCCATGCGGCCCGCCTACAACGCCAAGGTCGTCTCCATGCAGGCCCTGGCCCCCGCCGTTTACGCCAAGGAGACCGAGGACCACCCCTACATCAGGGCCATCAGCCTGTACTTTAAT AGCCTGGTAGGCAGTTCGATCAGGGAGATGTTCAACGGGGAGTTCCGCTTCCTGTGTCGCATGACCGAGGAGACGGAGCGGCTGTGCATCGAGGCTGTGTTTGGTATCGTGGGTCGCAACTGGAACGAGTTCAATAGG aaaatgttccCCGTAATCCTGGGTCACTATCCGGCCGGAGTGGCTGCCAAGCAGGTGAAACACTTCATCCAGATCATCAAGAGCGGCCGATTTGCGCCGTATAGCTACAGTTCGAATAAGAACATGCAGCTGTACAGGGACCACCTGCCCCCGCGTTATAACCTGAGTCAGGTGACCGTGCCCACCTTCGTGTATTACTCCACGAATGATCTGCTGTGCCACCCCAAAGATGTCGAGTCCATGTGCGATGACTTGGGCAACGTGACGGGGAAGTACTTGGTGCCGCAGAAGGAGTTCAACCACATGGACTTCCTCTGGGCCATCGATGTGCGGAAAATGCTCTACCGGCGTATGTTGCAGGTCCTTGGAAAACTGCCTGAGGACAAGCATGAAGAGGCTAATCGATCCAGGCGATCAGTTCGTGGCAGAGCGATACCATCTTAA